The following proteins are co-located in the Dromiciops gliroides isolate mDroGli1 chromosome 2, mDroGli1.pri, whole genome shotgun sequence genome:
- the ZNF22 gene encoding zinc finger protein 22, producing MRLAKAKGNTSRSTSQGKTFENQCKTAQQRKRWGMASRYDTGFGRFRNSLGEKPHKCTQCMKSFSQSSTLFQHLKIHTGEKSHKCADCGKSFFQSSNLIQHRRVHTGEKPYKCTECGEGFKQSSNLIQHQRIHTGEKPYQCDECGRCFSQSSHLIQHQRTHTGEKPYQCIECGRCFSQSSHLSQHMKLHREERPHKIRGKNTRMKTRLVSSWRIRTGRKSVSLLC from the coding sequence ATGCGGTTAGCAAAAGCCAAAGGAAATACTTCCCGAAGCACAAGCCAAGGAAAAACCTTTGAGAATCAGTGTAAGACAGCCCAGCAGCGGAAGAGATGGGGAATGGCTTCCCGATATGACACAGGTTTTGGTAGATTTAGAAACAGCCTAGGGGAGAAACCCCATAAATGTACTCAATGTATGAAAAGTTTCAGTCAGAGTTCAACTCTTTTTCAGCACTTaaaaatccacactggagagaaatccCATAAATGTGCTGATTGTGGAAAAAGCTTCTTTCAGAGCTCAAACCTCATTCAGCACCGACGAGTCCATACTGGAGAAAAGCCCTATAAATGTACTGAGTGTGGGGAAGGATTTAAACAGAGCTCAAATCTCATtcaacaccagagaattcacactggagaaaagcCCTATCAGTGTGATGAATGTGGCAGATGTTTCAGTCAGAGTTCCCATCTTATCCAGCATCAGAGAACCCACACAGGAGAGAAGCCTTATCAGTGTATTGAATGTGGCAGGTGCTTTAGCCAGAGCTCTCACCTTAGTCAACATATGAAACTTCACAGAGAAGAGAGACCTCATAAAATCCGTGGCAAAAATACCAGGATGAAAACTCGTTTGGTATCAAGTTGGAGAATCCGTACAGGAAGGAAGTCAGTATCTTTGCTGTGCTAA